The following are encoded together in the Mesoterricola sediminis genome:
- a CDS encoding transposase encodes MAPSFALINIQQAKGGALEAHESRSAEGLLCGWQAEYGFGDRAYDGNPVWKAIEAMGATAVIPPHPRRKNPAAWDSHLYKARHAIEHGFARLKQFRALATRFDKTARSFSAQVALACIVIWLRL; translated from the coding sequence ATGGCACCATCCTTCGCGCTCATCAACATTCAGCAGGCAAAAGGGGGGGCTCTGGAAGCCCATGAAAGCCGGTCTGCTGAAGGATTGCTGTGCGGTTGGCAGGCAGAGTACGGGTTCGGAGATCGGGCCTACGATGGGAACCCGGTATGGAAGGCGATCGAGGCCATGGGTGCGACAGCCGTCATCCCACCTCATCCCCGGCGCAAGAATCCGGCGGCCTGGGACTCACACCTATACAAGGCCCGCCATGCCATCGAGCATGGGTTCGCCAGGCTCAAACAGTTCAGGGCGCTGGCCACCAGGTTCGACAAAACGGCGCGAAGTTTCTCAGCCCAGGTGGCTTTGGCCTGCATCGTGATCTGGCTGAGGCTATGA
- a CDS encoding IS5 family transposase, with protein sequence MWAKLEPLLPPERGGMGRSRHPNRPMVEAILWRHRTGAPWRDLPEEFGPWTSVYTRFEAWTKRGVWQRILEFLRKEADLEWVMLDGTILRAHQHSAGKRGGSGSP encoded by the coding sequence ATGTGGGCAAAGCTTGAACCGCTCCTTCCGCCAGAGCGTGGAGGGATGGGGCGATCCCGTCACCCCAACCGTCCCATGGTGGAGGCGATCCTGTGGAGGCACAGGACTGGGGCGCCGTGGAGGGACCTGCCGGAGGAATTTGGACCTTGGACAAGCGTGTACACGCGATTTGAGGCCTGGACCAAGCGCGGCGTGTGGCAAAGGATCCTGGAGTTCCTGCGCAAGGAAGCCGACCTGGAGTGGGTCATGCTGGATGGCACCATCCTTCGCGCTCATCAACATTCAGCAGGCAAAAGGGGGGGCTCTGGAAGCCCATGA